CCGGAGGAGGCCCGCCGGCGGGCCGAAGGCCTTCTTTCCGGAGTTTCCGGGCCGCTCGCGGTGCTCGCCCCGGGAGCGGCCTACGGGCCGGCCAAACGCTGGCCGCTGGAAAGATTCGGCCAGCTGGCCGCCGAACTCCTCCGCAGGGGATTTTCCGTGGTCTTCGTTGGGGGGGAAGGGGAGCGGGCCCCGGTGCAGGGGCTTCTTTCCGAGATTCCGGGAGCGCGCAATCTCTGCGGACTTACGGATCTGGCTACCGTGGCGGCGGTGCTCCAAAGGGCGGCGGTCTTTGTCTCTAACGACTCCGGGCTTATGCATCTGGCTGCAGCCCTCCGGCGTCCCCAGGTGGCCCTTTTCGGCTCCACCGACCCCGAGGCTACCGGTCCCCTCAACCCCCGGGCCCGGGTGATCTTTCGCGGGCTTTCCTGTAGTCCCTGCCTGGCGCGCACCTGTCCCGAGGGCCATTACCGGTGCCTGGGGGAGATCTCGGTGGCCGAGGTGCTGGAGGCTACGCTAGAGATAGCGGAGGTTGGAGAATGAAAAGACCCGTGGTCTTTCTTGATCGGGACGGAACGGTGAACGAGGAAGTGGGCTATCTCAATCATCTCTCCCGTCTCCGCCTCCTCCCGGGGGCGGCCCAGGCTATAAGACTTCTCCGAGAGGCCGGTTTTGCGGTGGTGATTTTGACCAACCAGAGCGGCCCGGCTCGGGGGTATTTCCCCGAGGCCCTGGTCCACGAGGTCCATGCGGAGTTGCGCCGTCGTCTGGCCGCCGAGGGGGCCGAACTGGACGGCCTTTACGTCTGTCTCCATCACCCCGAGGCCGGCTGCCCCTGTCGCAAGCCCCGGCCGGGTCTGGCCCTGAGGGCGGCCGAAGAACTGGATCTGGACCTTTCCCGGGCCTTTGTGGTGGGGGACCGCTGGGTGGACCTGGCCCTGGCTAGAAATATCGGGGCCCGGGGAGTGCTGGTCCTTACGGGATATGGGCGCGGGGAGCTGGAATATGTGCTTCCGCAGAAGG
This portion of the Thermosulfurimonas marina genome encodes:
- the waaF gene encoding lipopolysaccharide heptosyltransferase II, giving the protein MWLVRLPNWLGDAVMATPVLAALGQEGPVWLVGRSFLRPLFEAFPGVAGFEELREGRGGLLRTARTLRGRGFTRGLLLPNSFSAALLFFLAGVPERIGYAADGRRFLLTRAVPRPRQKLHQRDYYLGLLSALGRPVAEKELWVQVPEEARRRAEGLLSGVSGPLAVLAPGAAYGPAKRWPLERFGQLAAELLRRGFSVVFVGGEGERAPVQGLLSEIPGARNLCGLTDLATVAAVLQRAAVFVSNDSGLMHLAAALRRPQVALFGSTDPEATGPLNPRARVIFRGLSCSPCLARTCPEGHYRCLGEISVAEVLEATLEIAEVGE
- a CDS encoding D-glycero-alpha-D-manno-heptose-1,7-bisphosphate 7-phosphatase, with product MKRPVVFLDRDGTVNEEVGYLNHLSRLRLLPGAAQAIRLLREAGFAVVILTNQSGPARGYFPEALVHEVHAELRRRLAAEGAELDGLYVCLHHPEAGCPCRKPRPGLALRAAEELDLDLSRAFVVGDRWVDLALARNIGARGVLVLTGYGRGELEYVLPQKGLEPDLVAEDLLSAARLILSRRA